The sequence GTGGTAGGTCTGGACCAGCGGCAGACCGAGCCGGCGGGCGGTGAGGACGCCGAGCAGCCCGACCGGTCCGGGGGTGTGCACGTGCACCACGTCCGGGGCGTGGGCGGCGATCTCGGCGATGGTGCCGGTGGCGGCGGCGCCGCGCAGCAGCCACGGCGACAACCGCAGGTCGGCGACTCCGCAGGGCAGCGCACGTAGCCGCAGCACGTCCGCCTCGGTCGGCTGGTCCGGGTGCCGGGGCACCACGATCAGGCCGGGATGCCCGGCGGCGGCCGACGCCGCCGCGAGAGTCCGCAGCGAGGTGACCACCCCGTCGCGGCGGGGCAGGTACGTGTCGGTGAAGTGCACTGCTCGCACGTCAGGCACGGTGGGTCACCGGGGCCAACATGATGTAACGGTAGGCCAACAGCGCCGTTAAGTCTGCTCGTCCGATCAGCCGACGGCCAAGATCGTGAACTCGCTGGCGACGTAGACTCGCGGGCATGACAGGACTCGCGGCATGGCAGCGGTGAGCACCCCGGCACCCGCGCGCCACGATCTGGCCGAGGTGGGGCGGAACGCGGCAACCCTGCGTAGCTTCCTGCACGGGCTGCCCGGCGTCGATGAGGTCGGCGCGCGGCAGCGGGCCGCGACGCTCGGCACCCGGTCGATCAAGACGACGGCCAAGGCGTGGGCGATCGACCTGGCCGTCCGGATGGTCGATCTGACCACCCTCGAAGGCGCCGACACCCCCGGCAAGGTACGCGCGTTGTGCGCCAAGGCCCGCCGCCCCGACCCGACCGACCCGGACTGCCCACCGGTCGCCGCGGTCTGCGTCTACCCGTCGATGGTGCCGACCGCCGCCGAGGCGCTCACCGGCTCCGGCGTGCACCTGGCCAGCGTGGCCACCGCCTTCCCGTCCGGGCAGGCGCCGCTGGAGGTGAAGCTGGCCGACACCCGGGCGGCAGTCGCCGCCGGCGCCGACGAGATCGACATGGTGATCAACCGGGGGGCGTTCCTCGCCGGCCGCTACGAGCAGGTGTACGCCGAGATCGTCGCGGTCAAGCAGGCCTGCGGCGACGCCCATCTCAAGGTCATCCTGGAGACCGGGGAGCTGGCCACCTACGACAACGTGCGCCGCGCCTCCTGGCTGGCGATGCTGGCCGGCGGCGACTTCATCAAGACCTCCACCGGCAAGGTGCCGGTCGCCGCGACCCTGCCCGTCACCCTGATCATGCTGGAGGCGGTACGGGACTTCTACGCCGCCACCGGGCGGCGGATCGGCGTCAAGCCGGCCGGCGGCATCCGCACCACCAAGGACGCGATCAAGTACCTGGTGCTGGTCAACGAGACCGCCGGCGACGAGTGGCTCACCCCCGACCTGTTCCGGTTCGGCGCTTCCACCCTGCTCAACGACCTGCTGATGCAGCGGTCGAAGCTGCACACCGGGGTCTACTCCGGTCCCGACTACGTCACCCTGGACTGATCA comes from Solwaraspora sp. WMMD792 and encodes:
- the deoC gene encoding deoxyribose-phosphate aldolase, which translates into the protein MAAVSTPAPARHDLAEVGRNAATLRSFLHGLPGVDEVGARQRAATLGTRSIKTTAKAWAIDLAVRMVDLTTLEGADTPGKVRALCAKARRPDPTDPDCPPVAAVCVYPSMVPTAAEALTGSGVHLASVATAFPSGQAPLEVKLADTRAAVAAGADEIDMVINRGAFLAGRYEQVYAEIVAVKQACGDAHLKVILETGELATYDNVRRASWLAMLAGGDFIKTSTGKVPVAATLPVTLIMLEAVRDFYAATGRRIGVKPAGGIRTTKDAIKYLVLVNETAGDEWLTPDLFRFGASTLLNDLLMQRSKLHTGVYSGPDYVTLD